Proteins encoded in a region of the Nocardia asteroides genome:
- a CDS encoding MATE family efflux transporter, whose product MIISSFRGDGGRLTALATPIALTQLAQIAVSTTNIALMGTLGVRQVAAGGLAIVLFNQIRTMCVGLITGSGNQIATAVSSAGKRGTSPDPEIRDLLRSSFAIATVAGLLGGAALIGLGWVLPWLGQDPGVLADARPLMVALAPGLLPCLWFQVLRQYTVGMQRPQALLLVTLGSVALNLLLALGFIHGKAGLPELGLTGIGVATSLVFLITFGVFWAMVWRDEELGRTLPMTPLPVRLATVRAELKLGTPIALTYGSEAGMFSVLALVMGSIGPAALAAHNVVYQIIYIVFQVAIGLSHGASILVSHAVARDEHAHARALAWLALRHAAVIAAVTGAVYVVAPDVVLRPFLDSSDADTVRIAHTLLLIGIVLQFFDAAQNIGTGLLRGLKATNAGFRLSLIGYWGVGLPVALLLAYPAGLGAAGVWWGLTAGLATTAILMLRRYFALLGELDRDRPRLLPETLTTPT is encoded by the coding sequence GTGATCATTTCGAGCTTCCGTGGCGACGGCGGGCGGCTCACCGCGCTCGCCACGCCGATCGCGCTCACCCAGCTGGCGCAGATCGCGGTGTCCACCACCAACATCGCGCTGATGGGCACGCTCGGTGTCCGGCAGGTGGCCGCGGGCGGGCTGGCGATCGTGCTGTTCAACCAGATCCGCACCATGTGCGTCGGGTTGATCACCGGCAGCGGCAACCAGATCGCCACCGCGGTGAGCTCCGCGGGCAAGCGCGGCACGTCACCGGATCCGGAGATCCGTGACCTGCTGCGGTCGAGTTTCGCGATCGCCACGGTCGCCGGCCTCCTCGGCGGCGCGGCGCTGATCGGACTCGGCTGGGTGCTGCCGTGGCTCGGACAGGACCCCGGAGTGCTCGCCGACGCCCGTCCGCTGATGGTGGCCCTCGCGCCGGGCCTGCTGCCGTGCCTGTGGTTCCAGGTCCTGCGCCAGTACACCGTCGGCATGCAGCGTCCGCAGGCTCTGTTGCTGGTGACGCTCGGCTCGGTGGCGCTGAACCTGCTGCTGGCGCTCGGCTTCATCCACGGCAAGGCGGGGCTGCCCGAACTCGGGCTCACGGGCATCGGCGTCGCGACCTCGCTGGTGTTCCTGATCACCTTCGGCGTGTTCTGGGCAATGGTCTGGCGCGACGAGGAACTCGGCCGCACGCTGCCGATGACTCCGCTGCCGGTGCGCCTGGCGACGGTGCGCGCCGAGTTGAAGCTGGGTACGCCGATCGCCTTGACCTACGGCTCCGAGGCGGGCATGTTCTCGGTGCTCGCCCTGGTCATGGGCAGCATCGGACCGGCAGCGCTGGCCGCGCACAACGTCGTCTACCAGATCATCTACATCGTCTTCCAGGTGGCGATCGGCCTGTCGCACGGTGCCTCGATCCTGGTCAGCCACGCGGTCGCCCGCGACGAGCACGCGCACGCCCGCGCGCTGGCCTGGCTCGCCCTGCGACACGCCGCGGTGATCGCGGCGGTGACCGGCGCGGTGTACGTGGTGGCCCCCGATGTGGTGCTGCGCCCCTTCCTGGATTCCTCGGACGCCGACACCGTACGGATCGCGCACACCTTGCTGCTGATCGGCATCGTGCTGCAATTCTTCGACGCCGCCCAGAACATCGGCACCGGCCTGCTGCGCGGCCTCAAGGCGACCAACGCGGGCTTCCGGCTCTCGTTGATCGGCTACTGGGGCGTCGGCCTGCCCGTCGCCCTGCTGCTGGCCTACCCGGCCGGCCTCGGCGCCGCGGGCGTCTGGTGGGGGCTCACCGCGGGTCTGGCCACCACCGCGATCCTCATGCTGCGCCGCTACTTCGCATTGCTGGGCGAGCTGGACCGCGACCGGCCGCGGCTGCTCCCGGAAACCCTCACCACACCGACCTGA
- a CDS encoding phosphodiesterase, with amino-acid sequence MSITRVAEYPRPDHVLFHFSDTHLIAGDDPLYGDVDADLRLRQLLEQAAASGIRPTAIVFTGDLTDRGEPAAYTKLKSIVEPFARSLQSPLVWVTGNHDDRAALRARLLGEYPTSSPLDRVHMIDGLRVIALDTSVPGYHHGEISDDQLEWLRSVLAEPAPFGTILAMHHPPVPCVVDLAVTVELRDQRRLADVLDGSDVRAILAGHLHFSTSATFAGVPVSVASSTCYSQDLGVARGGLRGQDSAQAFNYVHVYPDTVVHSVVPIERGRTVGAPATPEEARQRLAEDGIVIPPAARIPHVMRRQASTPEADDEAVY; translated from the coding sequence GTGTCCATCACCAGAGTCGCGGAGTACCCGCGTCCGGATCACGTGTTGTTTCACTTCAGCGACACACATCTCATCGCAGGCGACGACCCGCTGTACGGCGATGTCGACGCCGACCTGCGGTTACGGCAACTGCTCGAGCAGGCCGCGGCAAGCGGGATCCGTCCGACCGCGATCGTGTTCACCGGCGACCTCACCGATCGGGGCGAGCCCGCCGCGTACACCAAGCTCAAGTCGATCGTCGAGCCATTCGCCAGGAGTTTGCAGTCGCCCCTAGTGTGGGTCACCGGCAACCATGACGACCGCGCCGCCCTCCGCGCGCGCCTGCTCGGCGAGTACCCCACGAGTTCCCCGCTGGACCGGGTGCACATGATCGACGGCCTGCGCGTCATCGCCTTGGACACCTCGGTGCCGGGATACCACCACGGGGAGATCTCCGACGACCAGCTGGAGTGGCTGCGCTCGGTACTGGCCGAGCCCGCGCCCTTCGGGACCATCCTGGCCATGCACCACCCGCCGGTACCATGCGTGGTCGACCTCGCCGTCACCGTGGAACTGCGGGATCAGCGCAGGCTGGCCGACGTGCTGGACGGCAGCGACGTGCGCGCCATCCTCGCCGGACACCTGCACTTCTCCACCAGCGCGACATTCGCCGGCGTACCGGTCTCGGTGGCGTCGTCCACCTGCTACAGCCAGGATCTCGGCGTGGCTCGAGGCGGCCTGCGCGGCCAGGACAGCGCGCAGGCCTTCAACTACGTGCACGTCTACCCGGACACCGTGGTGCACTCGGTGGTGCCGATCGAGCGCGGCCGCACCGTCGGCGCGCCCGCCACGCCGGAGGAAGCGCGGCAACGGCTGGCGGAGGACGGCATCGTGATCCCGCCCGCCGCGCGCATCCCCCACGTCATGCGGCGCCAGGCGTCGACTCCCGAAGCGGATGACGAGGCGGTGTACTGA
- a CDS encoding stealth family protein, producing the protein MVDRGALGTGAVEMVTRLMASNLAVSAAMIEDLGYLRAELATAEVPFLLVRDSEHRLVLAADAAHRTMVRRVTAAAIAAGFACKEMQHNVFRLGRDHDPAHHVELQLWEYHGDTVTCPRPNALTRSVFDLADVQHTQVRLFDRNWPTLVDMFAPQTSDVGFDIDLVFSWVDGTDPEFRARRAGMLAQVVVGEGDDADARVRQIDELKYALRSVRKNAPWIRRIFIATDSTPPDWLTAHPKVTVVRAVDHFRDVSGLPVFNSHAVESQLQHIAGLSEHFLYSNDDMFFARPVRPSMFFTPGGVSRFIEADTRIGPGRNNERRSGYENAARVNRALLAERFGHVITRHLEHTPAPLRRSVLLEMEEEFAADFARTSASRFRSATDISVTNSLYHYYALLTGRAVPQETAKVRYVDTTSYSGLALLDGLARHRDVDFFCLNDGSFPEVAEFERVRIVSEFLAAYYPEPAPWERLSTPPRHPLRESTPGAA; encoded by the coding sequence ATGGTGGACAGGGGAGCACTGGGTACGGGGGCGGTAGAAATGGTGACGCGGCTCATGGCGAGCAATCTCGCCGTGTCCGCCGCGATGATCGAGGATCTCGGCTACTTGCGCGCGGAGCTGGCGACGGCGGAGGTGCCGTTCCTGCTCGTGCGCGACAGCGAGCACCGGCTGGTGCTCGCGGCCGACGCGGCGCACCGCACGATGGTGCGCCGGGTGACCGCCGCGGCGATCGCGGCCGGGTTCGCCTGTAAAGAAATGCAGCACAACGTGTTCCGTCTCGGGCGCGACCATGATCCGGCGCATCACGTCGAGCTGCAGCTGTGGGAGTACCACGGCGACACGGTGACCTGTCCGCGACCGAACGCGCTGACCCGCTCGGTGTTCGACCTCGCCGACGTCCAGCACACGCAGGTGCGGCTGTTCGACCGGAACTGGCCCACCCTCGTCGACATGTTCGCGCCCCAGACCAGCGATGTCGGTTTCGATATCGACCTGGTGTTCTCCTGGGTGGACGGCACCGATCCCGAGTTCCGCGCACGCCGCGCCGGGATGCTCGCCCAAGTCGTGGTCGGCGAAGGCGACGACGCGGACGCCAGGGTCCGCCAGATCGACGAGTTGAAGTACGCCCTGCGGTCGGTGCGCAAGAACGCGCCGTGGATCCGCAGGATCTTCATCGCGACCGACTCCACGCCCCCGGACTGGCTGACCGCGCATCCGAAGGTGACCGTGGTGCGCGCGGTCGACCACTTCCGCGACGTCAGCGGCTTGCCGGTGTTCAACTCACATGCCGTGGAAAGCCAGCTGCAGCACATCGCCGGGCTCAGTGAGCACTTCCTGTACTCCAACGACGACATGTTCTTCGCGCGGCCGGTGCGTCCGTCGATGTTCTTCACTCCGGGCGGGGTCAGCCGGTTCATCGAAGCGGACACCAGGATCGGGCCGGGGCGCAACAACGAGCGGCGCAGCGGTTACGAGAACGCCGCGCGGGTCAACCGTGCGCTGCTGGCCGAGCGCTTCGGCCATGTCATCACGCGGCATCTGGAGCACACGCCCGCGCCGCTGCGACGCAGCGTGCTCCTGGAGATGGAGGAGGAATTCGCGGCGGATTTCGCGCGCACCAGCGCGAGCCGGTTCCGGTCGGCCACCGACATCTCGGTCACCAATTCGCTGTACCACTACTACGCCTTGCTGACCGGGCGCGCGGTGCCGCAGGAGACGGCGAAGGTGCGCTACGTCGACACGACCAGCTACAGCGGATTGGCGCTGCTCGACGGGCTCGCACGCCATCGCGACGTCGATTTCTTCTGCCTCAACGACGGCAGTTTCCCCGAGGTCGCCGAGTTCGAGCGGGTGCGGATCGTCTCGGAGTTCCTGGCGGCGTACTACCCGGAACCGGCACCGTGGGAGCGGCTCAGTACACCGCCTCGTCATCCGCTTCGGGAGTCGACGCCTGGCGCCGCATGA
- a CDS encoding ornithine cyclodeaminase family protein, translated as MIEDPLSTRDRSTPLRVLSRSDLADVPITPAAVVRAVEEAYLAFAAGDSDNPRKLSVANPDGWSVAYAMLGRDGRRRVVAMKTSYKFDPGHDRSTKRYYTTITLYDDSTGAPIAMMDCARVGALRTPAVSALLVRETIRRGAESVLLIGTGTQGRNALPHLLAANPQLRKLMVYGTHPEGLAAVHRGLAEHHPHALLETVTDPRAAAATADVVLATAGPATEVALESEDLAPGSVAVLVGYGLAPSTLSDADRVIATSAEQMALTGTDMVGPDGTLRPVDAELPQILSRRAVARRSDDERVFVYNSGLVLTDIAVAHALAERAIAEGRGTEVPLWD; from the coding sequence ATGATCGAGGACCCTTTGAGCACGCGTGACCGAAGCACACCCCTGCGGGTGTTGAGCCGCAGCGACCTCGCCGACGTGCCGATCACGCCGGCCGCGGTGGTGCGCGCGGTGGAAGAGGCGTATCTGGCGTTCGCCGCCGGTGATTCGGACAACCCGCGCAAGCTCAGCGTCGCGAACCCGGACGGCTGGTCGGTCGCCTACGCCATGCTCGGCCGCGACGGCCGCAGGCGCGTGGTCGCGATGAAGACCTCCTACAAGTTCGACCCCGGCCACGATCGCAGCACGAAGCGGTACTACACGACCATCACGCTCTACGACGACAGCACCGGCGCGCCGATCGCGATGATGGACTGCGCGCGTGTCGGCGCGCTGCGCACGCCCGCGGTGTCGGCCCTGCTGGTGCGCGAGACCATCCGGCGCGGCGCGGAGAGCGTGCTGCTGATCGGCACCGGAACCCAGGGCCGCAACGCCCTTCCGCATCTGCTCGCCGCGAATCCGCAGCTGCGCAAGCTGATGGTCTACGGGACGCACCCCGAGGGGCTGGCGGCCGTGCACCGCGGGCTCGCCGAGCACCATCCGCACGCGCTGCTCGAGACCGTGACCGATCCCCGCGCGGCGGCGGCGACCGCCGATGTCGTGCTGGCAACCGCGGGTCCCGCCACCGAGGTCGCGCTCGAATCCGAGGATCTGGCACCGGGTTCGGTGGCCGTGCTGGTCGGTTACGGACTCGCGCCGTCCACGCTGAGCGATGCCGACCGGGTGATCGCGACCAGCGCCGAGCAGATGGCGCTGACCGGCACCGACATGGTGGGCCCCGACGGCACGCTGCGTCCGGTCGACGCCGAACTGCCGCAGATCCTGAGTCGTCGGGCGGTCGCGCGGCGCTCGGACGACGAGCGAGTCTTCGTCTACAACAGCGGCCTGGTGCTGACCGACATCGCGGTGGCCCACGCGCTGGCCGAGCGGGCGATCGCGGAAGGCCGGGGCACGGAGGTGCCGCTGTGGGACTAG
- a CDS encoding TauD/TfdA family dioxygenase: protein MESVLSERKTLHQQDLERREFSAEAGRAVRELAREISATLDLALTDPAAAARTLADPALIERIDAGAAQLPAELRHAVRPPATAAGAAIVGRLPLSDNEFGPTPPSWREAARWSGDPALRAHSFELDLVMLLLARSAGEPFGWQGQQDGRLVNNIVPAAGHEHEQSGASSRVLLSPHTEDAFHPRRAHLLMLGCLRNPDLVGTTVSSVRRIELSTEQRAVLSTPTLPILPDVSYGDGHEMYCAAPIPTLWSAGGPDQQTLRYDPAYTPLAEADPEFRAAYEQLTAELERVCVTAALEPGELLLVDNDVAVHGRVPFTARYDGTDRWLKRVNIRLPERRRRTGEADENGYGQQIVAPFRAALTSPVESGTDERDAVRHDRGPFEHA from the coding sequence GTGGAAAGCGTTCTCTCCGAACGTAAGACGCTTCACCAACAAGATCTCGAACGACGCGAGTTTTCCGCTGAGGCGGGCCGGGCGGTGCGCGAACTCGCCAGAGAGATCTCCGCCACACTCGACCTCGCCCTCACCGATCCGGCCGCCGCCGCGCGCACGCTCGCGGACCCGGCGCTGATCGAACGGATCGATGCCGGCGCCGCGCAGCTCCCGGCCGAGCTGCGTCACGCCGTGCGGCCGCCCGCCACAGCGGCGGGAGCCGCCATCGTCGGCCGTCTTCCGCTGTCGGACAACGAATTCGGGCCGACGCCGCCGAGCTGGCGCGAGGCGGCGCGCTGGAGCGGTGATCCGGCGCTGCGCGCACACTCGTTCGAACTCGACCTGGTCATGCTGCTGCTCGCGCGCAGCGCGGGCGAGCCGTTCGGCTGGCAGGGACAGCAGGACGGGCGGTTGGTCAACAACATCGTCCCCGCGGCCGGTCACGAGCACGAACAGTCCGGCGCCAGCAGCAGAGTACTGCTGAGCCCGCACACCGAGGACGCCTTCCATCCGCGGCGCGCGCACCTGCTGATGCTCGGCTGCCTGCGCAATCCGGACCTGGTCGGCACCACCGTCTCGTCGGTGCGCCGGATCGAACTGTCCACCGAGCAGCGTGCCGTGCTCAGCACGCCCACGCTGCCGATCCTGCCGGACGTCTCCTACGGTGACGGCCACGAAATGTATTGCGCAGCGCCGATTCCGACGCTGTGGAGCGCGGGCGGACCCGACCAGCAGACGCTGCGTTACGACCCCGCGTACACCCCGCTCGCGGAAGCCGATCCCGAATTCCGCGCTGCCTACGAGCAGCTCACCGCGGAACTCGAACGCGTCTGCGTGACCGCCGCGCTCGAGCCCGGCGAGCTGTTGCTGGTGGACAACGACGTGGCCGTGCACGGCCGGGTGCCGTTCACCGCACGGTACGACGGCACCGACCGGTGGCTCAAGCGAGTGAACATCCGGCTTCCGGAACGACGGCGGCGGACCGGGGAAGCGGATGAGAATGGCTACGGGCAACAAATCGTAGCCCCGTTCCGAGCGGCGCTCACTTCGCCGGTCGAGAGCGGCACTGATGAGCGGGATGCGGTACGACATGATCGAGGACCCTTTGAGCACGCGTGA
- a CDS encoding glycerol dehydrogenase, giving the protein MLSVFSSPGHYVQGRDATAALGAEMTRLGIGGPVLIVAGSSAFRLLADTWERSLTDARIAYSVQLSGGECSRAEIARIAHAVAESGSTVVLGAGGGKVLDAARAVADDLDLPMISCPSAASSDAPCSALSVIYTEAGEFEAYQLARRNPALVLVDTSVVAQAPARLLIAGMGDALATWFEARTCGAAQVRNMRGGASTRSATALAELCYRTLLADGAHALNAVRNRVVTPALERVVEANTLLSGLGFESSGLAAAHAVHNGLTAAAQTHPFLHGEKVAFGTVTQLVLEGAPASEIGTVLDFCAEVGLPTTLAALGLSDADDETLSAIAQRATAPGETIHNEPFTVDAAMVADALRAADALGQ; this is encoded by the coding sequence GTGCTGAGCGTGTTCTCCTCGCCGGGACATTACGTGCAGGGCCGGGATGCCACCGCCGCGCTCGGCGCGGAGATGACCCGGCTCGGGATCGGCGGTCCGGTGCTGATCGTGGCCGGGTCGAGCGCTTTCCGGCTGCTCGCCGACACCTGGGAGCGCTCGCTGACGGACGCGAGGATCGCCTATTCGGTCCAGTTGTCCGGCGGTGAATGCAGCAGGGCGGAGATCGCGCGGATCGCGCACGCCGTCGCGGAGTCAGGCAGCACTGTCGTCCTCGGCGCGGGCGGCGGCAAGGTGCTCGACGCGGCGCGCGCGGTCGCCGACGACCTCGATCTGCCGATGATCAGTTGCCCGAGCGCCGCCTCGAGCGACGCGCCGTGCAGCGCGCTGTCGGTGATCTACACCGAGGCGGGCGAGTTCGAGGCGTATCAGCTGGCCCGGCGGAATCCGGCGCTGGTGCTGGTGGACACCTCGGTGGTCGCCCAGGCTCCGGCCCGCTTGCTGATCGCGGGGATGGGTGACGCCCTGGCCACCTGGTTCGAGGCGCGCACGTGCGGCGCCGCGCAGGTGCGCAACATGCGCGGCGGCGCTTCCACGCGCAGCGCCACCGCATTGGCCGAACTCTGCTACCGCACCCTGCTCGCCGACGGCGCCCACGCGCTGAACGCCGTCCGCAACCGCGTCGTCACGCCCGCGCTCGAGCGCGTCGTCGAGGCCAACACGCTGCTGTCCGGGCTCGGTTTCGAGTCCTCAGGGTTGGCCGCCGCGCACGCCGTGCACAACGGTCTCACCGCCGCCGCGCAGACCCACCCGTTCCTGCACGGTGAGAAGGTCGCCTTCGGCACCGTCACCCAACTCGTGCTCGAGGGCGCGCCCGCGTCCGAGATCGGCACGGTGCTCGATTTCTGCGCGGAGGTCGGCCTGCCGACCACGCTCGCCGCACTCGGGCTGTCCGACGCCGACGACGAGACGCTGTCGGCCATCGCGCAGCGGGCGACCGCCCCGGGTGAAACGATCCACAACGAACCCTTCACCGTGGATGCCGCGATGGTGGCCGACGCCCTGCGCGCCGCCGACGCCCTCGGTCAGTGA
- a CDS encoding alanine racemase, translating to MPAHLDPWERRLLTDPDLLGDLAFAMGGPFHVMYPARVAHNIQAFHAAFTHAGVHGAIYYGKKANKAACIARACAEHGVGVDVASVGELTAALAQGVRGDELMVTGPAKADDLLWLAARHGSLIAVDDPAELDRLAALASSAAPARVLIRVLPAASASRFGMTSGEIDDALAVCGSRDSIRLEGFSFHLSGYDAVARAELAGELIARCLHARTLGHPATTVSIGGGFGVDYVPAEAALEFAERVGRQWFHSGKSFDSYYPYHFPVPGAAMLAQILAHEDLAGRLRDNAVRLAIEPGRALLAHAGCTVFRVQGSKTRHAHGRPYRLLTVDGTSLSLSEQWFDSEYLPDPVLWPARPGAVTPTSVGAATCLDSDMLSWRRVPLPRPAEIGDLLIYPNTAGYQMDSNESAFHELPIPPKVVLHDAPGERFRWTRDGS from the coding sequence ATGCCCGCGCATCTCGATCCGTGGGAGCGCCGACTGCTCACCGATCCGGATCTGCTCGGTGACCTGGCTTTCGCGATGGGCGGCCCGTTCCATGTGATGTATCCGGCGCGGGTGGCACACAACATCCAGGCGTTCCATGCAGCTTTCACGCACGCCGGGGTGCACGGCGCGATCTACTACGGAAAGAAGGCGAACAAGGCCGCGTGCATCGCACGGGCGTGCGCGGAACACGGCGTGGGCGTGGACGTCGCCAGCGTCGGCGAACTGACCGCCGCGCTGGCCCAGGGCGTCCGCGGTGACGAGCTCATGGTGACCGGACCGGCCAAGGCCGACGATTTGCTCTGGCTGGCCGCCCGGCACGGTTCGCTGATCGCCGTGGACGATCCCGCCGAGCTCGACCGGCTCGCCGCACTGGCCTCCTCCGCGGCGCCCGCGCGCGTGCTTATCCGAGTGCTGCCCGCGGCCTCGGCCAGCCGGTTCGGCATGACATCCGGCGAAATCGACGACGCGCTGGCGGTGTGCGGCAGCCGCGACTCGATCCGGCTGGAGGGCTTCAGTTTCCACCTGTCCGGCTACGACGCGGTGGCGCGCGCGGAACTGGCGGGCGAGCTGATCGCCCGCTGCCTGCACGCCCGCACACTCGGGCATCCGGCCACCACCGTGTCGATCGGCGGAGGTTTCGGCGTCGACTACGTTCCGGCCGAGGCCGCGCTGGAGTTCGCCGAACGGGTGGGCAGGCAGTGGTTCCACTCCGGGAAGTCCTTCGACTCGTACTACCCGTACCACTTTCCGGTACCCGGCGCGGCCATGCTCGCGCAGATCCTCGCGCACGAAGATCTCGCCGGACGGCTGCGCGACAACGCCGTGCGCCTGGCGATCGAACCGGGACGCGCGCTGCTGGCGCACGCGGGCTGCACCGTCTTCCGCGTGCAGGGCAGCAAGACCAGGCACGCGCACGGCCGGCCCTACCGGCTGCTCACCGTCGACGGCACCAGTCTCAGTCTCTCGGAGCAGTGGTTCGACAGCGAGTACCTGCCCGATCCGGTGCTGTGGCCCGCGCGGCCGGGCGCCGTGACGCCGACCAGCGTCGGCGCCGCCACCTGTCTGGACTCCGACATGCTCAGCTGGCGCCGGGTGCCGCTACCCCGCCCCGCCGAGATCGGCGATCTGCTGATCTACCCGAATACCGCCGGCTACCAGATGGATTCGAACGAATCCGCCTTTCACGAACTCCCCATCCCACCGAAAGTCGTGCTGCACGACGCACCTGGCGAGCGTTTCCGCTGGACCCGCGACGGTAGCTGA
- a CDS encoding cysteine synthase family protein — MPLVTRVTDLIGRTPLFELAATATGTRLLLKLEQFNPTGAAKIRMAREMVLDAERRGLLRSGGHIIESTSGNTGLGLAVVAAERGYRFTAVVDHHACKDKLRAMRAMGAELVYVADEGDDNLATSAREDLAEAMAAERDDAFFTEQHNNDANAVGYYAVAEELLEDVERVDILLSAVGTGGSLFGTATRLRQLGCTPYVIGVEPVGSIAFGGPGGPYWQSGTGTPPGATIGTAVDYSLLDEGVKVSDVAAFATARAVAAELGLMIGGSAGGSVHAALTRLEEFPPGSTVVTIVCDGGEKYLDTVFDDEWMNERDLLDADAERSVADMLRRYTPAARQALVEAR; from the coding sequence ATGCCGCTCGTCACGCGCGTGACGGATCTGATCGGCCGCACGCCGCTGTTCGAGCTCGCGGCCACCGCGACGGGCACCCGCTTACTGCTCAAGCTCGAGCAGTTCAACCCGACCGGTGCGGCCAAGATCAGGATGGCGCGCGAGATGGTGCTCGACGCCGAGCGCCGCGGTTTGCTGCGCAGTGGCGGACATATCATCGAATCCACGTCCGGAAACACCGGGCTCGGCCTCGCGGTAGTTGCCGCCGAACGTGGGTATCGCTTCACCGCGGTAGTCGACCATCACGCATGTAAGGACAAACTGCGCGCGATGCGGGCAATGGGTGCGGAACTGGTGTATGTCGCCGACGAGGGCGACGACAACCTGGCCACCTCGGCACGGGAGGACCTTGCCGAGGCGATGGCGGCCGAGCGTGATGACGCGTTCTTCACCGAGCAGCACAACAACGACGCCAACGCCGTGGGCTACTACGCGGTGGCCGAGGAGTTGCTCGAAGACGTCGAGAGGGTGGACATCCTGCTGTCGGCGGTGGGTACCGGCGGTTCGCTGTTCGGCACCGCGACCCGGCTGCGCCAGCTGGGCTGCACACCCTACGTGATCGGCGTCGAGCCGGTCGGTTCCATCGCCTTCGGCGGGCCGGGCGGCCCGTACTGGCAGTCGGGCACCGGTACCCCGCCGGGCGCGACCATCGGCACCGCCGTCGACTATTCACTACTCGACGAGGGCGTCAAGGTCTCCGACGTGGCGGCGTTCGCGACCGCCCGCGCGGTGGCGGCAGAACTGGGCCTGATGATCGGCGGGTCGGCGGGCGGCTCGGTGCACGCCGCGCTCACCCGGCTCGAGGAGTTCCCGCCCGGCTCCACCGTGGTCACCATCGTGTGCGACGGCGGGGAGAAGTACCTGGACACGGTGTTCGACGACGAGTGGATGAACGAGCGCGACCTGCTCGACGCCGATGCCGAACGCTCGGTCGCGGACATGCTGCGGCGATACACGCCCGCCGCGCGCCAGGCTCTGGTGGAGGCGCGGTGA